The proteins below come from a single Crossiella sp. CA-258035 genomic window:
- a CDS encoding M20 family metallopeptidase has protein sequence MSTDTKVQCRSTVERYSDALVGLSRSIHAEPELAFAEHRSAEKVATLLAAEGFAVERGTSGLDTALTATYGSGDLVVGLCAEYDALPEVGHACGHNVIAASSVGAALALREVADRLGITVKLFGTPAEEAGGGKVLMLERGAFDGVSLAMMVHPAPHETCACSSLAITDLEVAYTGRASHAAAAPHLGVNAADALTVAQVSIGLLRQHLEHGQMVHGIVTHGGAAPNIVPARTAGLFYLRAENLDSLTHLDERIRRCFEAGAVATGCEYEITQVSPNYAELAPDPWLAMAYRAAVTELGREPLSPAEEANRQTGSTDMGNITHALPAIHPTIAIDCGNSVNHQPEFAAACASPSADRAVLDGAVALAWTAVVAASDDAQRARLLADTADRVNSRVAVPATAGGFEA, from the coding sequence ATGAGTACCGACACCAAAGTTCAGTGCCGCTCCACGGTCGAGCGGTACTCGGACGCGCTGGTCGGGCTCTCCCGGAGCATCCACGCCGAACCCGAGCTGGCCTTCGCTGAGCACCGCAGCGCCGAGAAGGTGGCCACCCTGCTGGCCGCGGAGGGTTTCGCGGTCGAACGGGGCACCTCGGGCCTGGACACCGCGCTCACCGCGACCTACGGCTCCGGTGACCTGGTGGTCGGGCTGTGCGCGGAGTACGACGCGCTGCCCGAGGTCGGGCATGCCTGCGGGCACAACGTGATCGCCGCCTCCTCGGTCGGCGCCGCGCTCGCCCTGCGCGAGGTGGCCGACCGGCTCGGCATCACGGTCAAGCTGTTCGGCACCCCCGCCGAGGAGGCCGGTGGCGGCAAGGTGCTGATGCTGGAGCGCGGCGCCTTCGACGGCGTCTCGCTGGCCATGATGGTGCACCCGGCCCCGCACGAGACCTGCGCCTGCTCCTCGCTGGCCATCACCGACCTGGAAGTGGCCTACACCGGCCGCGCCTCGCACGCCGCGGCCGCGCCGCACCTCGGGGTGAACGCCGCGGACGCGCTGACCGTGGCCCAGGTCTCCATCGGCCTGCTGCGCCAGCACCTGGAGCACGGGCAGATGGTGCACGGCATCGTCACACACGGCGGCGCCGCGCCCAACATCGTGCCCGCGCGCACCGCCGGGCTGTTCTACCTGCGAGCCGAGAACCTCGACTCGCTGACCCACCTGGACGAGCGGATCCGCCGCTGCTTCGAGGCAGGCGCGGTGGCCACCGGCTGCGAGTACGAGATCACCCAGGTGTCCCCGAACTACGCCGAGCTGGCCCCAGACCCGTGGCTGGCCATGGCGTACCGCGCTGCCGTGACGGAGCTCGGCCGGGAGCCGCTGAGCCCGGCCGAAGAGGCGAACCGCCAGACCGGCAGCACTGACATGGGCAACATCACCCACGCGTTGCCCGCCATCCACCCCACGATCGCCATCGACTGTGGCAACTCGGTGAACCACCAACCGGAGTTCGCGGCCGCCTGCGCCTCGCCCTCCGCGGACAGGGCGGTGCTGGACGGCGCGGTCGCGCTGGCCTGGACCGCGGTGGTCGCCGCCTCGGATGATGCCCAGCGAGCCCGGCTGCTCGCGGACACCGCTGATCGTGTGAACAGCCGCGTTGCCGTGCCAGCCACGGCAGGAGGTTTTGAGGCGTGA
- a CDS encoding M20 family metallopeptidase translates to MDVLSPGSGRTMSTVADLGAGRGPSWLDKWLGENLSRVVAWRRHIHANPELSRNEHNTTKFLFRELAAAGLRPRVLPGGTGLICEVGSGSRCVALRADIDALPLTEDTGLPFASTVDGVSHACGHDAHTTVLLGTALALASADSLPGRVRLIFQPAEEVMPGGALDVLAAGGLDGVERIFGLHCAPRLQVGKLGTRIGAITSASDLLEVRLTSPGGHTSRPHLTADLVHGLGTLITRLPELLTRRVDPRSGTVLVWGAVHAGDAANAIPQDGLLRGTLRTGDRDTWAELEPVVRELIGALLVPLGIGFDLLHRRGVPPVVNDRESTRLLRTATQTALGEDAITGTEQSSGGEDFAWYLEHVPGSFARLGVWSGQGPQKDLHQPTFDLDERALPVGIRIMTQAALDALQA, encoded by the coding sequence ATCGACGTGCTGAGCCCCGGCTCCGGCCGCACCATGTCCACTGTGGCTGATCTTGGTGCCGGGCGGGGACCGTCCTGGCTGGACAAGTGGCTCGGCGAGAACCTCAGCCGGGTGGTGGCCTGGCGCCGGCACATCCACGCCAACCCCGAGCTGTCCCGCAACGAGCACAACACCACCAAGTTCCTCTTCCGCGAGCTGGCGGCCGCCGGCCTGCGGCCCAGGGTGCTGCCCGGCGGCACCGGCCTGATCTGCGAGGTGGGCAGCGGGTCCCGCTGCGTCGCGCTGCGCGCCGACATCGACGCGCTGCCGCTGACCGAGGACACCGGCCTGCCCTTCGCCTCCACCGTGGACGGCGTCTCGCACGCCTGCGGGCACGACGCGCACACCACCGTGCTGCTCGGCACCGCACTGGCCCTGGCCTCGGCGGACTCGCTGCCCGGCCGGGTCCGGCTGATCTTCCAGCCGGCCGAGGAGGTCATGCCGGGCGGCGCGCTGGACGTGCTGGCCGCCGGTGGCCTCGACGGCGTGGAGCGGATCTTCGGCCTGCACTGCGCGCCCCGGCTCCAGGTGGGCAAGCTGGGCACCCGGATCGGCGCGATCACCTCCGCCAGCGACCTGCTGGAGGTCCGGCTGACCTCGCCGGGCGGCCACACCTCCCGCCCGCACCTGACCGCCGACCTGGTGCACGGCCTCGGCACGCTGATCACCCGCCTGCCCGAGCTGCTCACCCGCCGGGTCGACCCGCGCTCGGGCACCGTGCTGGTCTGGGGCGCCGTGCACGCGGGCGACGCCGCCAACGCCATCCCGCAGGACGGCCTGCTCCGCGGCACCCTGCGCACCGGCGACCGGGACACCTGGGCCGAGCTGGAACCGGTGGTCCGCGAGCTGATCGGCGCGCTGCTGGTGCCACTGGGCATCGGCTTCGACCTGCTGCACCGCCGCGGCGTCCCGCCGGTGGTCAACGACCGGGAGAGCACCCGCCTGCTGCGCACCGCCACCCAGACCGCGCTGGGCGAGGACGCCATCACCGGCACCGAGCAGTCCTCCGGCGGCGAGGACTTCGCCTGGTACCTGGAACACGTGCCTGGCTCCTTCGCCCGCCTGGGCGTCTGGTCCGGCCAGGGACCGCAGAAGGACCTGCACCAACCCACCTTCGATCTGGACGAGCGCGCCCTGCCGGTCGGCATCCGCATCATGACCCAGGCCGCCCTCGACGCCCTCCAAGCCTGA
- a CDS encoding gamma-glutamylcyclotransferase family protein codes for MPLYAAYGSNMDPDQMTERAPHSPMAGTGWLVGWRMTFGGEDLGWEGALSTIVEDPGSQVFVVLYDVNSLDEDRLDRWEGAELGLYKKIRLRVQTLEGSVLAWLYVLDAYEGGLPSARYVGVVADAAEAAGAPADYVNDLRTRPCNGIGPNA; via the coding sequence GTGCCGCTCTATGCCGCTTACGGGTCCAACATGGATCCGGACCAGATGACGGAGCGTGCTCCGCACTCGCCGATGGCCGGTACGGGGTGGCTCGTCGGCTGGCGAATGACCTTCGGAGGCGAGGACCTCGGCTGGGAGGGCGCGCTCTCCACCATCGTCGAAGACCCCGGCAGCCAGGTCTTCGTGGTCCTCTACGACGTCAACTCCTTGGACGAGGACCGCCTCGACCGCTGGGAAGGCGCCGAGCTGGGCCTCTACAAGAAGATCCGCCTCCGCGTGCAGACCCTGGAGGGCTCGGTCCTGGCCTGGCTCTACGTCCTGGACGCCTACGAGGGCGGCCTCCCCTCGGCCCGCTACGTGGGCGTGGTCGCCGACGCCGCCGAAGCCGCGGGCGCCCCAGCCGACTACGTCAACGACCTCCGCACCCGCCCCTGCAACGGCATAGGCCCCAACGCCTAA
- a CDS encoding NAD(P)H-quinone dehydrogenase produces MTRIVIMGGGPAGYEAALVGAQHGADVTLVESDGLGGACVLYDCVPSKTFIASAGARSAFRNAPELGISTGDGPIGVELPVVHGRVKGLALAQSADIRARVQREGVRIMNGHARLCDDAPGLAQHRVAVRGADGSVEKLAADVVLIATGANPRILPGAQPDGERILTWRQIYDLPELPEHLVVIGSGVTGAEFASAYTEMGVKVTVVSSRDRILPHEDADAAAVLEDVFTERGTALFKHARADKVERTSGGVKVFLADGRTVEASHALMTVGSIPNTADIGLDRVGIEPGPGGFVPVDRVSRTTVPGIYAAGDCTGLLMLASVAAMQGRIAMWHALGQGVQPIKLKTVAANVFTHPEIATVGISQQAIDSGEVPARTIMLPLATNARAKMEGLRRGFVKLFCRPATGVVIGGVVVAPVASELITPIALAVQNQLTVEHLAYTFSVYPSLSGSITEAGRKLMRHDDLD; encoded by the coding sequence GTGACCCGCATCGTGATCATGGGAGGCGGGCCGGCCGGATACGAAGCCGCGCTGGTCGGCGCCCAGCACGGAGCCGACGTCACCCTGGTGGAGAGCGACGGCCTCGGCGGCGCCTGCGTGCTGTACGACTGCGTGCCCTCCAAGACTTTCATCGCCTCGGCAGGCGCCCGCTCCGCCTTCCGCAACGCGCCCGAGCTGGGCATCAGCACCGGGGACGGGCCGATCGGCGTCGAGCTGCCGGTGGTGCACGGGCGGGTCAAGGGGCTGGCGCTGGCGCAGTCGGCGGACATCAGGGCGCGGGTGCAGCGCGAGGGTGTGCGGATCATGAACGGGCACGCCAGGCTGTGCGACGACGCGCCGGGCCTGGCCCAGCACCGGGTGGCGGTGCGCGGCGCGGACGGCTCGGTGGAGAAGCTGGCCGCCGACGTGGTGCTGATCGCCACCGGCGCGAACCCGCGCATCCTGCCCGGCGCGCAGCCCGACGGCGAGCGCATCCTGACCTGGCGGCAGATCTACGACCTGCCCGAGCTGCCCGAGCACCTGGTGGTGATCGGCTCCGGCGTCACCGGGGCCGAGTTCGCCTCTGCCTACACCGAGATGGGCGTCAAGGTCACCGTGGTCTCCAGCCGGGACCGCATCCTGCCGCACGAGGACGCCGACGCGGCCGCGGTGCTGGAGGACGTGTTCACCGAGCGGGGCACCGCGCTGTTCAAGCACGCGCGGGCGGACAAGGTCGAGCGGACCAGTGGCGGGGTCAAGGTCTTCCTGGCCGACGGGCGGACCGTGGAGGCCAGCCACGCGCTGATGACCGTCGGCTCGATCCCGAACACCGCCGACATCGGCCTGGACCGGGTCGGCATCGAGCCGGGGCCCGGCGGGTTCGTGCCGGTCGACCGGGTCTCCCGGACCACCGTGCCCGGCATCTACGCCGCCGGTGACTGCACCGGCCTGCTGATGCTCGCCTCGGTCGCGGCCATGCAGGGCCGGATCGCGATGTGGCACGCGCTCGGCCAGGGCGTGCAGCCGATCAAGCTCAAGACGGTGGCCGCCAACGTCTTCACCCACCCGGAGATCGCCACCGTCGGCATCAGCCAGCAGGCCATCGACTCCGGCGAGGTGCCTGCCCGCACGATCATGCTGCCGCTGGCCACCAACGCGCGGGCCAAGATGGAGGGGCTGCGCCGCGGTTTCGTGAAGCTGTTCTGCCGCCCGGCCACCGGCGTGGTGATCGGCGGCGTGGTGGTCGCCCCGGTGGCCAGCGAGCTGATCACGCCGATCGCGCTGGCCGTGCAGAACCAGCTGACCGTGGAACACCTGGCCTACACCTTCTCGGTCTACCCCTCGCTGTCCGGTTCGATCACCGAGGCCGGGCGCAAGCTGATGCGCCACGACGACCTGGACTAG
- a CDS encoding class F sortase, with product MSRVGVAGLLLAAVFALTGCGAAPPAAPPAAPAGSSAETTSAAPAEVAALGRSTPAKVRVPKIGAESSLVALGLNKDQTIQVPPVSQPMQAGWYDGAPTPGEKGPAIVLGHVDGAGKPGIFYKLREVAVGDEVLVDREDGKTVRFVVHETQQVAKKDFPTERVYGDTERPELRLITCGGIFDKGARSYQDNIIVYATMVE from the coding sequence GTGAGCAGGGTCGGTGTGGCCGGTCTGCTGCTGGCCGCGGTGTTCGCGCTGACCGGTTGTGGCGCCGCCCCGCCTGCCGCGCCACCGGCCGCACCGGCCGGCAGCAGCGCGGAGACCACGTCCGCCGCACCGGCTGAGGTGGCCGCGCTGGGCAGGTCCACGCCCGCCAAGGTGCGGGTGCCCAAGATCGGCGCGGAGTCCAGCCTGGTGGCGCTGGGGCTGAACAAGGACCAGACCATCCAGGTCCCGCCGGTCAGCCAGCCGATGCAGGCCGGCTGGTACGACGGCGCGCCCACGCCGGGGGAGAAGGGGCCGGCGATCGTGCTCGGTCATGTGGACGGGGCCGGGAAACCCGGCATCTTCTACAAGCTGCGCGAGGTCGCCGTCGGCGATGAGGTGCTGGTGGACCGGGAGGACGGGAAAACCGTCCGGTTCGTCGTGCACGAGACGCAGCAGGTCGCGAAGAAGGATTTTCCGACTGAACGCGTATACGGCGACACGGAACGTCCGGAACTGCGCCTGATCACTTGCGGGGGCATTTTCGACAAGGGCGCGCGCAGTTATCAGGACAACATCATCGTGTATGCAACCATGGTCGAGTAG
- a CDS encoding class F sortase, with amino-acid sequence MLLSGGARDLWGQVFAAAAHDQGGTPVAGAQGKPMRKSDPVSVEIPKIGARSTLTKLGLNKDGTVQVPPVSQPMQAGWYSKGPTPGEKGPAVLLGHIDGAKQPGIFYRLRELKPGDEVLIRRADGSTAKFVVQRSAQVPKTDFPTEEVYGNTDQPELRLITCGGSFDRAAGSYRDNTIVYATLVA; translated from the coding sequence GTGCTCCTCAGCGGCGGCGCACGGGACCTGTGGGGCCAGGTGTTCGCCGCGGCAGCCCACGACCAGGGCGGCACACCGGTCGCCGGTGCGCAGGGCAAGCCCATGCGCAAGTCCGACCCGGTCTCGGTGGAGATCCCCAAGATCGGGGCGAGGTCCACGCTGACCAAGCTCGGGCTCAACAAGGACGGCACCGTGCAGGTGCCGCCGGTGAGCCAGCCGATGCAGGCCGGGTGGTACTCGAAGGGCCCGACGCCGGGCGAGAAGGGCCCCGCGGTGCTCCTCGGGCACATCGACGGGGCGAAGCAGCCGGGCATCTTCTACCGGCTGCGCGAGCTCAAGCCCGGCGACGAGGTCCTCATCAGACGGGCCGACGGCAGCACCGCGAAGTTCGTGGTCCAGCGCTCGGCGCAGGTGCCCAAGACGGACTTCCCCACCGAGGAGGTCTACGGCAACACCGACCAGCCGGAGCTGCGGCTGATCACCTGCGGCGGCAGCTTCGACCGGGCCGCCGGCAGCTACCGCGACAACACCATCGTCTACGCCACACTCGTGGCCTGA